One segment of Erigeron canadensis isolate Cc75 chromosome 2, C_canadensis_v1, whole genome shotgun sequence DNA contains the following:
- the LOC122587515 gene encoding uncharacterized protein LOC122587515, translating to MPPYEILYGRRCRTPICWGEVGQQELGGTDVVLETTQKIDEIRERLKAAQDRQKSYADIRRRPIEFMVGDRVMLKVSLWKGLLRFHKREKLSPRFIGPFWIIARIGKVAYQLELPKALSRIHNTFHVSQLRKCLVDDATCVPLNEIELDKKLTYVEEPVAIVEEELRRINNKTVRTFKVQWKHHKNSEYTWETEHDMLVYYPSLHMAWITGRDRF from the coding sequence ATGCCACCGTACGAAATACTTTATGGCAGAAGATGTCGAACTCccatttgttggggagaagtggGTCAACAAGAATTAGGAGGAACCGATGTCGTTCTTGAAACTACGCAAAAGATAGACGAGATTCGTGAGAGACTTAAGGCGGCTCAAGATAGACAAAAGTCGTATGCCGATATTAGAAGAAGGCCCATTGAGTTTATGGTTGGCGATCGGGTTATGTTAAAGGTATCTCTATGGAAGGGTTTACTACGATTTCACAAACGTGAAAAGTTGAGTCCACGGTTCATAGGCCCGTTTTGGATTATTGCTCGTATTGGCAAAGTTGCATACCAATTGGAGTTACCCAAAGCACTATCTCgtattcataacacttttcatgtATCTCAACTTCGGAAATGCCTTGTTGATGATGCAACGTGTGTTCCACTAAATGAAATCGAACTAGACAAGAAGTTAACTTATGTCGAGGAACCCGTTGCTATAGTTGAAGAAGAGTTGAGAAGGATAAATAATAAGACGGTACGCACTTTCAAGGTACAATGGAAGCACCATAAGAACTCCGAGTATACGTGGGAAACGGAGCATGACATGTTGGTTTACTACCCGTCTTTGCACATGGCATGGATCACGGGGCGTGATCGATTCTAA
- the LOC122587513 gene encoding lysine--tRNA ligase-like codes for MEIAPELYLKQFIGGGKERVYVIGQLFRHDGIRLIRCPEFMCEFYMVLADYDYLMKLTEEMLSGMVKELTGGYKVAYYASGCANNPIEIDFTPPFRRISMIEELEKVANLSIPKDLKSEEARQYLADACNKFDINCSPPQTTTRLLEKLSKHFLEDMCVNPTFITEHPKIMSPRAKFVRDNLGLTERFQLFINKFELLNSYTEQNDPVLHRFRFGNQVKLFVEKGVRPTHYETFWSY; via the exons ATGGAAATTGCTCCTGAACTTTATCTAAAGCAGTTCATTGGTGGTGGAAAAGAACGTGTATATGTAATTGGACAACTATTTAGGCATGACGGGATTCGTCTGATACGTTGTCCTGAGTTCATGTGTGAGTTTTATATGGTTCTTGCGGATTACGACTATTTGATGAAGCTGACTGAAGAAATGTTGAGCG GCATGGTGAAGGAGCTGACAGGTGGCTACAAAGTTGCATATTATGCCTCTGGGTGTGCTAATAACCCAATTGAAATTGACTTCACTCCTCCTTTCAG AAGGATTTCAATGATTGAAGAGTTGGAAAAGGTGGCAAACCTTAGCATACCCAAAGACCTTAAGAGTGAGGAAGCTAGACAATATCTTGCTGATGCATGCAACAAGTTTGATATCAATTGTTCACCGCCTCAAACGACAACACGATTGTTGGAGAAA CTTTCAAAGCACTTTCTAGAGGACATGTGTGTCAATCCTACTTTCATTACGGAGCACCCTAAAATAATGAGTCCACGGGCAAAATTCGTGAGAGACAATCTAGGATTGACTGAACGCTTCCAATTGTTTATTAACAAGTTTGAG CTCCTAAATTCATACACCGAACAAAATGACCCTGTGTTGCATCGCTTTCGATTTGGAAATCAAGTAAAG CTTTTTGTAGAAAAAGGGGTACGCCCAACCCATTATGAAACATTTTGGAGTTATTAA
- the LOC122587514 gene encoding uncharacterized protein LOC122587514 has product MPIPDFIAKYKSMEPNNFCHMFRDHCLAGRLMSKVYSSDVITYELVGFGGQIQVKAFPRFAFVSEDYFLEVHSDLRVGDYVCFRGFPAIIARKLCMVPHLVRRLSYCLYKMPPMLPVMEEFDASTPESGGSPGAYILKDQVFNTSVMQYVTPQLVNSLSILSRINSSILGNVPSLACQMGLSLL; this is encoded by the exons ATGCCCATTCCTGACTTTATAGCCAAGTATAAAAGCATGGAACCCAACAACTTTTGTCATATGTTCCGTGATCATTGCCTAGCTG GGAGACTTATGAGCAAAGTATATTCATCAGACGTTATAACGTATGAGTTGGTTGGTTTTGGTGGACAGATTCAGGTCAAGGCTTTTCCAAG GTTTGCTTTTGTATCAGAAGATTACTTTCTTGAGGTGCATTCTGATTTGAGAGTTGGAGACTATGTTTGTTTTAGAGGGTTTCCAG CAATTATCGCAAGAAAGCTGTGTATGGTGCCACATTTAGTCAGGCGTTTGTCGTATTGTCTTTATAAGATGCCACCCATGCTGCCCGTTATGGAG GAGTTTGATGCATCAACTCCAGAAAGTGGTGGGTCTCCCGGTGCTTATATCTTAAAGGATCAGGTATTCAATACTAGCGTCATGCAATATGTAACTCCACAGTTAGTGAACAGTTTATCGATCCTTTCAAGAATAAATTCCTCGATTTTAGGAAATGTCCCATCTTTAGCGTGTCAAATGGGCTTAAGTCTGTTGTGA
- the LOC122587512 gene encoding L10-interacting MYB domain-containing protein-like yields the protein MDQTGETDKSKRIRVSWKNLNVVKTFLEACIHEITVNGREGGSLKTISWKTVSDVLKDSHNLIVDRKQMKNHYDYLKGKYGAWLLLRNKTGNVYDSSTNMFNLTDEEWEMEMKKNKHVEFLRNTTLPFPDLCAKLFDGAMATGIKSWGPSSNEPMPRDEPHVVEPIVNEEEQDPDILEYTPQPFSTASQSSTPQSSAQPKLDKKKKGKEMMAIVEEEIIGVLKIMAGKHHSKDQKFEVPTFDDCLKKLNEIGWEDTDPLYDVALAIFCEPNDHYRQAWMKMNVIFGSPILGAIGALDGTLVHAIVPINQQTAYRG from the exons ATGGATCAAACTGGTGAGACCGACAAATCAAAACGAATTAGAGTTAGTTGGAAAAACTTGAATGTGGTGAAAACGTTTCTCGAGGCTTGCATCCATGAGATAACTGTTAACGGGCGAGAAGGTGGAAGTTTGAAAACAATTTCATGGAAAACTGTGTCGGATGTCCTTAAAGACAGCCATAACTTGATTGTTGACCGTAAGCAAATGAAAAACCATTATGACTATCTCAAGGGGAAATATGGAGCATGGTTACTACTAAGAAACAAAACTGGGAATGTTTACGATTCATCTACTAACATGTTTAATCTAACCGACGAAGAATGGGAGATGGAAATGAAG AAAAATAAACACGTGGAATTTTTGAGAAACACAACATTACCATTTCCTGATCTTTGTGCAAAACTTTTTGATGGAGCAATGGCTACAGGGATAAAAAGTTGGGGTCCGAGCTCGAATGAACCAATGCCTAGGGATGAACCTCACGTGGTTGAGCCTATTGTCAATGAAGAAGAACAAGATCCGGATATTCTTGAATATACACCCCAACCGTTTTCTACAGCATCTCAATCCTCGACACCTCAATCCTCAGCCCAACCTAAgcttgataaaaagaagaagggTAAAGAAATGATGGCGATCGTTGAAGAAGAAATAATTGGCGTTTTGAAGATAATGGCTGGAAAACATCATTCAAAGGATCAGAAATTTGAGGTTCCTACATTTGATGATTGTCTTAAAAAGTTGAATGAGATTGGGTGGGAAGATACTGATCCGTTGTATGATGTTGCACTCGCAATTTTTTGCGAGCCAAATGATCATTATAGGCAAGCTTGGATGAAGATGAATGTTATTTTTGGTTCTCCTATTTTG GGGGCAATTGGCGCGCTAGATGGAACTCTTGTGCATGCCATTGTGCCTATTAACCAACAAACCGCTTATCGAGGATGA